In Phragmites australis chromosome 17, lpPhrAust1.1, whole genome shotgun sequence, the following are encoded in one genomic region:
- the LOC133897957 gene encoding LYR motif-containing protein At3g19508, giving the protein MSNAGLRAYREVLRLVRRLPVETRPYYAKYARENFVNYRELSADDDLAALLRRAHTHSAWVLSKYSIDAGEAAARLKELCGCHT; this is encoded by the exons ATGTCCAACGCGGGTCTGCGCGCGTACCGGGAGGTGCTGCGCCTGGTGCGGCGGCTGCCGGTGGAGACGCGTCCGTACTACGCCAAGTACGCCCGCGAGAACTTCGTCAACTACCGCGAGCTCTCCGCCGATGACGACCTCGCCGCCCTCCTCCGACGCGCGCACACTCACTCCGCATGGGTCCTCTCCAAG TACTCGATCGacgcgggggaggcggcggcgcggctcAAGGAGCTCTGCGGTTGCCACacctga
- the LOC133896730 gene encoding 5-amino-6-(5-phospho-D-ribitylamino)uracil phosphatase, chloroplastic-like, protein MMVVDTVTASTSIIAPYLLDRRSRSTHHHLRRTLHVVACRPLATGFASRRLVARVTRRPVKALAMGVTKEASPRREHRGIPGDGGDMGVTNPAPSWPPRNRADDPKLHNPLLRLERMGCGWLGVILEWEGVIVEDDAELERQAWLTLAQEEGKSPPPAFVLKRIEGMKNEQAVSEVLCWSRDPCELRRLASRKEEIHCSLRGGAFYQMRNGSREFMSTLANYKIPLAVASTRPRKVIEQAIEAVGVRSFFDAVVAAEDVYRGKPDPEMFLYAAQLLSFIPERCIVFGNSNSAVEAAHDARMKCVAVASKHKIYELSAADLVVKQLDELSVVDLKNLAAIESPEFGMEPEPEMEEEEETSPPPSSVGVDDLLW, encoded by the coding sequence ATGATGGTTGTTGATACCGTCACCGCGAGCACCTCCATTATTGCCCCCTACCTGCTCGACCGAAGGTCCAGGAGCACCCATCACCACCTCCGCCGGACGCTCCATGTCGTCGCCTGCCGTCCCCTGGCCACCGGCTTCGCAAGCCGACGGCTTGTGGCCCGGGTCACCAGGCGGCCGGTCAAGGCGCTGGCTATGGGGGTCACCAAGGAGGCCAGCCCTCGCAGGGAGCACCGGGGGATCCCCGGGGACGGCGGTGACATGGGGGTGACGAACCCCGCCCCGTCATGGCCTCCGCGGAACAGGGCGGATGATCCCAAGCTGCACAACCCGTTGCTCCGGCTCGAGCGGATGGGATGCGGGTGGCTTGGCGTCATCCTTGAGTGGGAGGGGGTCATTGTGGAGGATGATGCTGAGTTGGAAAGGCAGGCATGGCTGACCCTGGCTCAAGAAGAGGGCAAGTCACCGCCTCCGGCATTTGTGTTGAAGAGAATCGAGGGGATGAAGAATGAGCAGGCTGTTTCTGAGGTTCTCTGCTGGTCTCGGGACCCCTGCGAGCTCAGGAGATTGGCCTCGCGAAAGGAGGAGATACACTGCAGCCTTCGGGGTGGCGCCTTCTACCAGATGAGGAACGGTTCGAGGGAATTCATGAGCACGCTCGCCAATTACAAGATCCCTCTCGCTGTGGCCTCCACACGGCCACGGAAGGTTATTGAACAAGCCATCGAAGCTGTTGGTGTGCGGAGCTTCTTTGATGCGGTTGTGGCAGCGGAGGATGTGTATCGGGGGAAGCCTGACCCTGAAATGTTTTTGTACGCTGCGCAGCTCCTGAGTTTCATCCCGGAGAGGTGCATCGTGTTTGGGAACTCCAATTCGGCGGTGGAAGCTGCGCACGATGCCCGTATGAAGTGTGTCGCGGTCGCAAGCAAGCACAAAATTTATGAGCTTAGTGCTGCAGACCTTGTGGTGAAGCAACTCGACGAGCTATCTGTGGTAGACTTGAAGAACCTTGCCGCCATTGAGTCCCCAGAGTTTGGCATGGAACCTGAACcagagatggaggaggaggaagaaacgTCCCCACCACCATCGTCAGTGGGTGTAGATGATTTGCTCTGGTAA
- the LOC133897242 gene encoding chlorophyllase-2-like, whose translation MAAASVVVEAALVTSVFQPGKLAVEVTTVDHAAVPTPPIPILIVAPKDAGTYPVAMLLHGFFLQNRFYEQLLKHVASFGFIMVAPQFHTSLVSNGDTDDIAATAKVTDWLAEGLPSVLPTGVEPDLSKLALAGHSRGGHTAFSLALGHANTNLAFSALIGLDPVAGTGKSSQLQPAILTYEPSSFDIAMPVLVIGTGLGDDKENILFPPCAPEGVNHTEFYDECKPPCYHLVTKDYGHLDMLDDDAPKLVTCLCKEGNSCKDVMRRTVAGIMVAFLRAVLGEEDGGDLKVILKHPGLAPTTLDPVEERLA comes from the exons ATGGCGGCGGCATCAGTGGTTGTCGAGGCTGCACTCGTCACCTCGGTGTTCCAGCCAGGGAAGCTTGCAGTCGAGGTGACCACGGTCGATCACGCCGCCGTGCCAACACCGCCGATCCCGATCCTGATCGTCGCTCCAAAGGATGCCGGAACATACCCCGTGGCCATGCTCCTGCATGGCTTCTTCCTCCAGAACCGCTTCTACGAGCAGCTCCTCAAGCACGTTGCCTCTTTCGGCTTCATCATGGTTGCACCCCAG TTCCACACCAGCCTCGTCTCCAACGGTGACACCGACGACATCGCCGCGACAGCCAAGGTCACCGACTGGCTCGCCGAGGGGCTGCCCTCCGTCCTCCCCACAGGTGTGGAGCCCGACCTTTCGAAGCTCGCCTTGGCCGGCCACAGCCGAGGCGGCCACACGGCGTTCTCTCTAGCCCTGGGGCACGCCAACACAAACCTCGCCTTCTCCGCGCTCATCGGCCTCGACCCGGTTGCCGGCACCGGCAAGTCTTCGCAGCTCCAACCGGCCATCCTCACCTACGAGCCCTCCTCTTTCGACATTGCCATGCCGGTCCTGGTCATCGGCACCGGGCTGGGTGACGACAAGGAGAACATACTCTTCCCTCCCTGTGCCCCCGAGGGTGTCAACCACACGGAGTTCTACGACGAATGCAAGCCGCCATGCTACCACCTTGTGACCAAGGACTACGGGCACCTCGACATGCTGGACGACGATGCTCCCAAGTTGGTCACCTGCCTCTGCAAGGAAGGGAACAGCTGCAAGGACGTGATGAGGAGGACCGTTGCCGGGATCATGGTCGCCTTCTTGAGGGCCGTGCTCGGAGaggaagatggtggtgatctcaaGGTCATACTGAAACATCCGGGGCTCGCACCGACCACGCTGGACCCCGTTGAGGAGCGTTTGGCATGA
- the LOC133896729 gene encoding beta-amylase 2, chloroplastic-like translates to MRQCQWARRESEWKHMRSMCCANPSPMEGRRGEAIAAVHPPTRVAPTCAACQPYDSQSQHAAAARAEGTLGSKLPFPCCGGIRRRDPGGMQSGPGEEDDEEMGVKEEEDEDEEEEDYYLDATAGRYLEASPVAPMCVGAGGGRGNRRRAREEKERTKLRERQRRAITGRILAGLRQHGNYNLRVRADINEVIAALAREAGWCVLPDGTTFPSTAAAHESGSARPVMVAAAPLALPSSPPPPLPPVAARPISHRPAPTSLRSSSHLFSPPRAAAPDGNSSPLLAVPVPMDDAVAKQVADVAPRPPERDFAGTPYVPVYVMLPLGVVNGNGEVVDADELVGQLWVLKAAGVDGVMVDCWWGNVEAHRPQQYDWTGYKRLFQMIRELKLKLQVVMSFHECGGNVGDDVSIPLPYWVTEIGRSNPDIYFTDREGRRNTECLSWGIDKERVLQGRTAVEVYFDFMRSFRVEFDEYFEDGIISEIEIGLGACGELRYPSYPAKHGWKYPGIGEFQCYDRYLQKNLRKAAEARGHTIWARGPDNAGHYNSEPNLTGFFCDGGDYDSYYGRFFLNWYSQMLVDHADRVLMLARLAFEGSNIAVKVSGVHWWYKTASHAAELTAGFYNPSNRDGYAPIAAVLKKHDAALNFTCVELRTMDQHEVYPEAFADPEGLVWQVLNAAWDAGIQVASENALPCYDRDGFNKILENAKPLNDPDGRHLLGFTYLRLSKVLFERPNFFEFERFVKRMHGEAVLDLQV, encoded by the exons ATGCGGCAATGCCAATGGGCAAGGAGAGAGTCGGAATGGAAGCACATGCGCTCCATGTGCTGCGCCAATCCTTCCCCGATGGAggggaggcgaggcgaggccaTCGCTGCCGTCCATCCTCCCACACGTGTCGCCCCCACGTGCGCAGCGTGCCAACCATATGACTCCCAGTCCcagcacgccgccgccgcacgcgcGGAAGGAACCCTAGGTAGCAAGTTGCCCTTCCCTTGCTGCGGAGGAATACGGCGGCGAGATCCAGGCGGGATGCAGTCGGGGCCgggcgaggaggacgacgaggagatgggggtgaaggaggaggaagacgaggatgaggaggaggaggactacTACTTGGACGCGACGGCGGGGCGGTACCTGGAAGCGAGCCCGGTGGCCCCCATGTGTGTTGGGGCAGGGGGAGGCAGGGGAAATCGGCGGCGCGCGCGTGAGGAGAAGGAGCGGACGAAGCTGCGGGAGCGGCAGCGTCGCGCGATCACGGGGCGGATCCTGGCGGGGCTGCGGCAGCACGGCAACTACAACCTGCGGGTGCGCGCCGACATCAACGAGGTGAtcgcggcgctggcgcgggagGCCGGATGGTGCGTCCTCCCCGACGGTACCACCTTCccatccaccgccgccgcccacgAG TCAGGCTCAGCCCGCCCCGTCATGgtcgccgccgcgccgctcgcgctcccctcctcgccgcctcccccTCTCCCACCCGTCGCCGCCCGCCCAATCTCCCACCGCCCTGCCCCCACCTccctccgctcctcctcccaccTCTTCTCGcccccgcgcgccgccgcccccgacggAAACTCCTCCCCGCTCCTTGCCGTCCCCGTCCCCATGGACGACGCCGTCGCCAAGCAG GTCGCCGATGTGGCGCCGCGCCCGCCGGAGCGGGACTTCGCCGGCACGCCCTACGTCCCGGTCTACGTCATGCTTCCG CTTGGGGTGGTGAATGGCAATGGCGAGGTGGTGGATGCGGACGAGTTGGTGGGCCAGCTGTGGGTGCTCAAGGCAGCGGGTGTGGATGGGGTCATGGTCGACTGCTGGTGGGGGAATGTCGAGGCACACAGGCCACAGCAGTACGACTGGACAGGCTACAAGCGCCTCTTCCAGATGATCAGGGAGCTCAAGCTCAAGTTGCAG GTGGTCATGTCGTTCCATGAATGTGGAGGCAATGTTGGAGATGATGTGTCTATTCCTCTCCCATATTGGGTGACGGAGATTGGAAGGAGCAATCCGGACATCTACTTTACTGACAGGGAAGGTAGACGTAATACCGAGTGCCTATCATGGGGTATTGATAAAGAAAGGGTTCTACAAGGCCGAACCGCAGTGGAG GTATACTTTGACTTCATGAGAAGCTTCCGAGTAGAATTTGATGAGTATTTTGAGGATGGGATCATTTCAGAAATTGAGATTGGACTAGGGGCTTGTGGAGAGTTACGATATCCATCTTATCCAGCAAAACATGGCTGGAAGTACCCTGGCATTGGAGAATTTCAG TGCTATGACAGGTACTTacagaaaaatttgagaaaagcTGCTGAAGCACGTGGACATACCATATGGGCAAGAGGACCAGACAATGCTGGCCATTATAATTCTGAACCAAATCTCACTGGATTTTTCTGTGATGGAGGAGATTATGATAGCTACTATGGCCGTTTTTTCCTCAACTGGTACTCGCAGATGTTGGTGGATCATGCAGATCGTGTACTAATGTTAGCAAGGTTGGCTTTTGAAGGTTCAAATATTGCTGTTAAG GTGTCTGGCGTACACTGGTGGTACAAAACTGCTAGTCATGCTGCTGAACTGACCGCCGGATTCTACAACCCATCAAACCGTGATGGTTATGCTCCAATTGCTGCGGTATTGAAGAAACATGATGCTGCTTTGAACTTCACATGTGTTGAATTGCGCACTATGGATCAGCATGAGGTATACCCTGAGGCCTTTGCAGATCCAGAGGGCCTGGTATGGCAG GTGCTAAATGCTGCGTGGGATGCTGGTATACAAGTAGCTAGTGAGAATGCTTTACCTTGCTATGATAGAGATGGGTTCAACAAAATTTTGGAGAATGCTAAGCCACTGAATGATCCAGATGGACGACATTTGTTAGGATTCACCTACCTGAGGCTTAGCAAAGTTCTCTTTGAGAGACCAAACTTTTTTGAATTTGAGCGCTTCGTCAAGAGAATGCACG GTGAGGCGGTTCTTGATCTGCAAGTATAG
- the LOC133896732 gene encoding uncharacterized protein LOC133896732, with protein MQGAAAAAGGSDEPAANGAKPEGQQQFDPSRMIGIIKRKALIKELAAAYHAECIASCKELLQLQRKWEEEQYVEAKMPEEARSLMMKTSKRRKK; from the exons ATGCAAggcgcagctgctgctgctggcggAAGCGACGAACCGGCGGCCAATGGGGCGAAGCCTGAGGGGCAGCAGCAGTTCGATCCTAGCCGGA TGATTGGAATAATCAAAAGAAAGGCCTTGATCAAAGAATTGGCTGCTGCTTACCATGCTGAGTGTATAGCATCTTGTAAAGAACTTCTGCAGCTTCAGAGAAAGTGGGAGGAG GAACAATATGTGGAGGCCAAAATGCCCGAAGAAGCAAGATCGCTGATGATGAAGACCTCTAAACGTAGGAAGAAGTAG